GCTATGGTTCCAGTTACTCAAACCGTAGTTCTGGTTACTCGCGAGGCAGCTCGTCTTACTCACGTGGCAGCAGCAGTCGCGGATCATCAGGCCGCTCTCGCGGAGGTCGTGGCGGACGTAGATAAGTTTTGCTCTCAATCAATCATTTAAAACAAACACGCCTCTTTTCTTTATTGAAAAGGGGCGTGTTTTATTTTTACCAATCTTGTTCAGATTCGGATTATTTTCTTCGCCTTTTTAGAAACGGTTATTAGGATAGAAAGCAGGCATGTCAGTCATTTTCTCACACTTATCTGTGTTTGAACCTGGAATAATCACCAAACCGGGGCGGCAGCATGAAACGCAAGAAGCACACATCTCTCAGTACGACTGAGTTCTTCACCGTCATGGTGATCATCACCATTCTTGCTGCATTGCTCGTGCCTCAGGTCCAGCAGGCAGGCTCGAATCCCCGCCGTCAATATTTTAAAAATCAGATGAAAGCGATTGGATTGGCGTTACATGAATACCAGAGAGACTACGGCCGTCTACCCCCTGCTGTGGTGAGAGATGAACAAGGGAACCCGCTGCACAGCTGGCGGGCGCTCCTGCTTCCTTATTTGAAGTCAACACGTCCATTCAAAGACTGTCAGCTCGATTACCGATTTGACGAACCCTGGAACAGTCCTCACAATCAGCAAGTCGCCGAGAAAAATCCGACACTGTTTCGTGGAGACTGGAAATTTTCTCACAACGATCCCCCCATTGAGGGAATAAGAAACTCAAAACTGGTCGCCGTCATTGACGAGAGTACCTACTGGCCCAAGAACCAGACGCGACAGATTGGAAATGACCGAGTTCTGCTCGTAGAAGTCCCCGAGTTACCCGGCTTATGGAACGAGCCCTCTGACATTACCCTTGATGAGTTAAAGGACTTAACCCTGACCGATCGCTTTGCCCCCCACGGTGCCTTTGTTTTATATGACGACGGTCTAGTTAGATGGCTTCCCATTGCCGTTTTCAATCCCATGTATATGGATCACCTGCTGCAGGCTCCTTGAGCGTCTTCCTCTAGCTATTTTCACAAAATAGAAAACAAACCGTTGACTTAGTGTCTTTACAACACTATCCTTTCTCTGAATCAAGTTGCTACAGACCTGAAACCAGAGGAGGACCACGATGACAACTTTGGTACGCATCAACCAAGGGGCTTTGCTTACCCAACCTGATATACAGCTACAATCACGGTACCACGTCACCGTCCTCTCAAATTTTGCACGTGGTTATGACAAATACAGCCACGACTATTCCAAAGCGCGAATTCCGGAAAGTAAATTTACGGACAAATTCCATTTGCTGGAACTCGATCAGATCAATATCGGCGTCGAGAAAAACAACAGGCTGTTAACCAAACTGAATCTGCCGGGCAATGCATTACTCGTCCTCGAAACACAAGTCGATTCCGACACTCTGTTTGTGACAGAACACACGGGCCTGGGACACTACATCAACGGTGATTCCATTCGCATTCAACGCGTCTACCTGTTAAATCAGGATACGACGCTGTGCGAAATCTCGATCGAGGAAGCAATGGCTCGTTCGCTCTCCGTTCTGCAGCAAAACTTGCCTCAATATAGCGAACTTATACCCCGCTCTATTTCCTTATTACCAGTTGCCATCGGCTATCAGGCAAAATGTTCGTTCTGTTTTTCCAAAGCTTCCGCGTCAGTGGAACAAGATAAGGGAACGTTGTTACGGGAACACATCGCAACGCTGATGCAGGCCGCGAAATCACGAGGTGCACAGCGGGCCGTAATCACCGGTGGAGGCGAACCAACGCTTTACCCCCGTGCTAAACTACTACAATTGATTCGCCTGGCTGCCGACTATTTCCCGCAAAAAGTCGTGTTGATTACAAACGGTTATCTTCTGACCGAGATGCCCGCGACAGAACGGCTCGCTTTTCTGGAAGAACTTCAGACCGCCGGGCTGACTACACTCGCCGTCTCTCACCATCATCATGACCTTGAGGTGAACCGGCGAATAATGAGTCTGGACATCGACGTCGCGCGAATCGCGGAAAGTCTTGATCTGAATCCGGAGCGATTCCCCACGCTTTCCCTGCGTCTGATCTGCGTGTTACAGAAAGGGGGTGTTCAAGACAGAATCGCCATCCAGAATTATCTCAACTGGGCCGCATCTCTAAACGTGCAGGAAGTCTGCTTCAAAGAGTTATATGTCTCCACCAGTGTCGAGTCCGAGTATTACTCCCGGCCTGCCAACGAGTGGAGCGAAGCACATCAGGTGCCACTCCGAGTTCTCTTGGACTATCTGCAAGCGAAAAACTGGAACCAGGTCGGCCAACTCCCCTGGGGTGCGCCCCTTTATGAACGCCACATCAATGGTGTCCCGATGAAAGTCGCCGCCTATACCGAACCAAGCCTGCTCTGGGAATTGAGCCAGGGCTTATGTCGTAGCTGGAACATCATGGCCGACGGTCGCTGTTTAACCTCACTGGAAGATCGCAGGAGTGAAATCGAGATATCATGAATTTTCAGGAATACAGGGCCGCCAAAGAAACGTATCTGAAATCCGAGCCGCTACGGCTCGACTGTATGAATACACAGAAAGCACTGAGTCATCTTGCTCCCCCAGCAAGCGCAGCGGGAGAAGAATCTTCACTGCAAGAAGCGCTCTCCGTCTGGCAGGACGTGACCGGATTTAACCTTGATCACCTACACGTCCTCCCCGGAAACGGCGTCCGCGATCTGCTCATGCAACTCGTAAAACAGTTCAAACAGCAACAGGCCTCTTTCATTTTCCCGCAGGATGTCTATCCCGTTTATCATCAGATTTTAGAGGGTTACCCCTGCCGAACATACCGCACCCTGCCCGACTGGGAGTTCGATGTTTTAACCTCAATATCGGACCAACGACAAGTTCTGCTGCTGACACAACCGGCGGTCCCTGTAGGACGTTACCTGAATCCACAGGAAACCACGGTCCTCATCAACTGGTTAACCGCTGACGAAACTCGCACACTGATCATCGATGCCGCGTATGCTTACGACCCCAATCACAGCATCTACTCACAACTCATCCAAACCGAGCAATGCATCTGCCTGTTTTCTCTCTCAAAACCCTGGCTGATGCCCGAACGATGGGGTCTCGCGGTCGGCCCCCAAGAGTTACTCGAAAGGCATTTGCAACCGCGAGCTGACTTCACCTGCAACTGGGTCGAGACCGTTCGCCAACTCGCCGCACTGCCAGCGCAGCTCCGTTCTGCGTTCAGTGAAGAATGGCAGCGTCTGACTCCCGCGATTCACAACTTCGCCCCTCACTGGCGACCGCCGCAAGCCGGCTATTATTCGACAGTTAACATTCCCTTTACACAACTCTTAGAGGAACAGAATGTACTGGGCGTCCCCGCCAGCGTCTTCGGTTCCGACCGGGATGATGTAACAGTCATTTCATGTCTGTTCGCGATTCAAAAACGAAGCCTCACGCGCGTTTGAAAACATCGACTAGCGTCTCAAATTATTGAAATTAAATGCACGCTCGTTGCCCCTTCCTGCTATACTATCTAAATGTACCCAATCCAAGGCAGATGAGGGAGATTAATATGCGATTCTCGCGTATATGGAAATGGTTTCTGATTCCAGTATTAGCCGTCTTTGTACTCTGGGTCGTCATGTACTCGGAGCACCAGAAGATCGAATTCGCCAAACAACGAATTCGTTCCCAAGGAATAAATGTCACAGAAATCTATCGCTTTAACCCCATCCGCGAGTCAACCTTCAAACTGGAATACGTATTTGACACAGAAGAACTCCGGATTTCGCATGTCAATCCTTTTACCTCTCACAGGGCGTCTGATTTTATTGAGGACTTAAAAATACTGGCACCAGCGATCAGAGGTGTGGAAATCGACGGCGCCGTCTTCACTGACCAGGATATACAAGCCTTGCGTCAAATGCCAAAGTTACGATACCTCAGCCTAAACGGTTCTGAATTGACTGAATCGGGAATTGAGGTTTTATCGAGTCTCAAACAACTTGGATCGCTTACCATCTATGAGCTTCGGTTAGCAGACAGCAAGGTCATCTGGTTACAAAACTGCACAGAATTATGGAAACTCAATCTCGCCAAATCTGAACTCAGTCCTGAAACGTACCAACAATTCGCAGCACTGAAACAACTTGAGAAGCTTAGTCTGCTCAATTCAAACATTAAATCAACTGACTTGCAATCTCTCACGAACCTTCCCAAATTAGGTGAGCTTACTCTTGCAGGAACACAGGTGGATGACCAGGCGGCACCCTACCTGAAAAACATGATAGCACTGCACAAGCTGGATCTCAGTAGAACGAATGTCGGAGCCGAAGTATGCAACCAACTTTCAAACATCAACTTAAAAGAACTTATCCTTGAAAGGACACAGGTAGACGACCGGGTGGCACCTTACCTCAAGAATCTGAAAACGATACAACGATTGAATCTCAGCAGAACGAACGTCGGAGATGAAGTATGCCGTCAGGTTTCAAAAATCAACAGTTTGCAACTCTTAAACCTGAAGCAGACCCCCATCACAGACAGTGGCGTTCAGGCACTTCTTGAGGGATGTCCCAATGTAAGATGGGTGAATCTCGACCGATGTCAAATTTCGAGCAACGCGTTTACTGCATCAAACAAGTGGCCAGCAAACCTGATTGGCCTTAGTCTCAAAGGGACTAAACTGTCAGAAACAGAGTTTCTGCAAATCTATCGCGATCATGACTCTTTAATCTGGGCTTCGTTCGACTGGAAAGACTATACAGATCCGGCTTATCAAAAGTTTATCAAAACTGAAAAACCTCGTGTCATGAGTGCCAGAAATAATCAAAAAGAGAACAGCTGACTGAAGAGTCAGATCACACGCTCCAGGTTCGATTTCTGGGGAGCATATTCATGAATTTCCCGATCCACAAAATTCTGATACAGACCGATTCCGAGAAAAAAATCGGCGGTTTAGTGCAGGGAGAACTGGCC
This genomic interval from Gimesia alba contains the following:
- a CDS encoding DUF1559 family PulG-like putative transporter, with amino-acid sequence MKRKKHTSLSTTEFFTVMVIITILAALLVPQVQQAGSNPRRQYFKNQMKAIGLALHEYQRDYGRLPPAVVRDEQGNPLHSWRALLLPYLKSTRPFKDCQLDYRFDEPWNSPHNQQVAEKNPTLFRGDWKFSHNDPPIEGIRNSKLVAVIDESTYWPKNQTRQIGNDRVLLVEVPELPGLWNEPSDITLDELKDLTLTDRFAPHGAFVLYDDGLVRWLPIAVFNPMYMDHLLQAP
- a CDS encoding radical SAM protein yields the protein MTTLVRINQGALLTQPDIQLQSRYHVTVLSNFARGYDKYSHDYSKARIPESKFTDKFHLLELDQINIGVEKNNRLLTKLNLPGNALLVLETQVDSDTLFVTEHTGLGHYINGDSIRIQRVYLLNQDTTLCEISIEEAMARSLSVLQQNLPQYSELIPRSISLLPVAIGYQAKCSFCFSKASASVEQDKGTLLREHIATLMQAAKSRGAQRAVITGGGEPTLYPRAKLLQLIRLAADYFPQKVVLITNGYLLTEMPATERLAFLEELQTAGLTTLAVSHHHHDLEVNRRIMSLDIDVARIAESLDLNPERFPTLSLRLICVLQKGGVQDRIAIQNYLNWAASLNVQEVCFKELYVSTSVESEYYSRPANEWSEAHQVPLRVLLDYLQAKNWNQVGQLPWGAPLYERHINGVPMKVAAYTEPSLLWELSQGLCRSWNIMADGRCLTSLEDRRSEIEIS
- a CDS encoding PLP-dependent aminotransferase family protein, which produces MNFQEYRAAKETYLKSEPLRLDCMNTQKALSHLAPPASAAGEESSLQEALSVWQDVTGFNLDHLHVLPGNGVRDLLMQLVKQFKQQQASFIFPQDVYPVYHQILEGYPCRTYRTLPDWEFDVLTSISDQRQVLLLTQPAVPVGRYLNPQETTVLINWLTADETRTLIIDAAYAYDPNHSIYSQLIQTEQCICLFSLSKPWLMPERWGLAVGPQELLERHLQPRADFTCNWVETVRQLAALPAQLRSAFSEEWQRLTPAIHNFAPHWRPPQAGYYSTVNIPFTQLLEEQNVLGVPASVFGSDRDDVTVISCLFAIQKRSLTRV
- a CDS encoding leucine-rich repeat domain-containing protein; protein product: MYSEHQKIEFAKQRIRSQGINVTEIYRFNPIRESTFKLEYVFDTEELRISHVNPFTSHRASDFIEDLKILAPAIRGVEIDGAVFTDQDIQALRQMPKLRYLSLNGSELTESGIEVLSSLKQLGSLTIYELRLADSKVIWLQNCTELWKLNLAKSELSPETYQQFAALKQLEKLSLLNSNIKSTDLQSLTNLPKLGELTLAGTQVDDQAAPYLKNMIALHKLDLSRTNVGAEVCNQLSNINLKELILERTQVDDRVAPYLKNLKTIQRLNLSRTNVGDEVCRQVSKINSLQLLNLKQTPITDSGVQALLEGCPNVRWVNLDRCQISSNAFTASNKWPANLIGLSLKGTKLSETEFLQIYRDHDSLIWASFDWKDYTDPAYQKFIKTEKPRVMSARNNQKENS